In the genome of Shewanella denitrificans OS217, the window TTTCGGTGAGGTTTATCAGCTCCGATATTGGGGTCTTGAGTTCATGGGCGATATCCGCCGTAATGCGTTTCTCATTGAGTAAATGCTGTTGGTTAAGCCGGGTGAAGCGGTTGAGTTCATTTTTAATCGGCTCTATTTCAATAAACTCATCGTCAGCCACAGTAAAGGGGCTTAAGTCATCCTTTATGTTGGCCGATTTTAGTTGTTGGTTAAGCTGGTTCAATGGCCTGAGACCGGTATCAATCACTTTCATCATTAATAAGCGTATTAGCACTATCATGGCCACCAGTCCAAGTGCCATGCTGGTATCGATAATGATCAAAATATTAGACAGCTCTTCGTTGGAGATGGCCAAGGTCAGCTGCATGGGCGTGATGAGCTGTTGCGCCTGCCTATCTTCATCTAGGGGGATTTGGGGGGTGAATGTGGACACTATGGCGCGGCCGCTGCGGCCATCGGGTAGGGTGACATCATAGAATTCGCTGCTGTTTAAGGCTTGTTGTGGCTTGATAAGATTAGCCTTTTCAAACTTGAGCAAAGAATCCGAGCGTTCAAATTCTTTCTCTCCCTGCCAGAGCTGGAAATACTCACCATCAGAGGGCAGTGAGAACTCGGGCATAAACTCATCGGCGAAATCAAACTCCACCAACGACAGCTGAGGGTCAGTGACTTTAACTAAAGTTTTTAGGTAGTTGGCCTTGTTAGTTAGGGCAGCATCAAATTCTTTATCGATCCAGTTATCGATATTGATGTCTATGGCCAAGAAAACGATAACCACTATGGCCGAGATGGCGTAGGTCATGGTATTGACTAAGGTGTGCTTAATGGATTTTATCGTCATCGGGTTTAGGCTCGGCTCTGATGTGGCTGAAAATTAGCAATCGCCGACATAGTAACCGAAACCACGTTTGTTTTTCACGGGTAATGTGCCGCCCAGTAATTTTGCCTTCTTACGTATGGAGGATAAATGCGCTTCTATGGTGTTTTTTGACAGGCTATCGAAACTGCCAACCACGGCCTCACTGATTTGCTCTGGGTTTAATACTTGTTCTTGATTGCTAAACAAATACTCTAAAATTTTGTATTCGTTCTTGGTGAGCTCTATGGCTTGGCCTTGATAGAACACAGATTTTTTATTCGAATCTAGCTCAAACTCAGCCACGGTGAGATTAGCGTTTATCTGGTTGAGTTGGCCACGGCGAGTGAGCGCCACTAATCTTGCGTGTAATTCGTCGAATGAAAAGGGTTTACCTAGGTAATCATCGGCACCCGACAGTAGGCCATTCACCCTGTCTTCGGGTTGTGATTTGGCCGAGAGGATAATCACCTTAGCTTGATTGCCCAGCTGACGAATGCTTTTAAGAATGCTAATGCCATCGACACTGGGCAGCATCAAATCGAGTATGATCACATCATACTGATTAGTCAGCGCCATGCTCAGGCCATGGGCACCATCGCCGGTTTCATCTATGGTGTAACCTAAGTGATCTAGGCCGACCTTGAGTCCACGGCGCAGGGGTTCTGAATCTTCAATCAACAATACTTTCATTTTTATTCCCTGAAATCATCACGTGGTGAAGCCAATTAAACCAATAGGGCAAGCCAAATGGCGGTCGCGATTAACATGCTGATCAATACCAGGCTCGAGCCTATGTCTTTGGCAAGCCCAGACAAGGGATGGCGCGCTAGGCTTATCCTGTCTATCACCACTTCTATGGCAGTATTCACCAACTCGGCAAATAACACAAACAACAAACTGGCCACCAAAATGAGTGAATGGCTCAGGCTGATATCCAGATAGAAAGCCAGCATTGACAAGGGGATAAACAGGGCCAATTCCTGCTGGAAGGCCGCTTCATTTTTGAACATCCATTTTAGGCCATTAAAACTATGAACACAGGTGTAGAGTATGCGAGTAATGCCGGTGCGTTTTGCTAATACAGTTTCTGATGGCGCCATGGGGCTTTCCTTTATTAAATGAATTTTGTTAAGTGAATTGCTTAAGTGAATTGCTTAAGTGCATTGTTTAAGTGCATTGTTTAAGTGCAGTGATTAACGGCGCTAATTCGTGACCTTAGTTAACGGCTTTGCAGCTGGCAAATATATCTAAGCTGGGATTTTTTACTTGAGTATCCACCCCAACCAAACCCAATAAGCTATGGAACAGGTTGTCATGGGATAAGCTGTCACGATTGGCTTTATTTTTCAGACAACTCACATCGATATCATTTGATTGTGCATAGCCTTCACCTAGCCACAGGAACCAAGGCACCTTGGTTTGCTCATTGGGGGCGAAACTGTAGGGCGTGCCATGAAGGTATAAGCCATTTTCACCTAAGGACTCGCCATGATCTGAGATATACATCAGCGCCACATCATAGTCTTTAGTGTATTTTTTCAGCTCGGCTATGGTATTGGCGAGCACAAAATCTGTGTAGGCCAAGGTGTTGTCATACACATTGGTGATGGCTTCATCGCTGCAATTCTCGATATCACTTTGGCGGCAAGCGGGAGTAAAGCGCTCCATATCATCTGGGTAGCGCTGCCAATAGGTGGGGCCATGGCTGCCTATGGTGTGCATAGCGATGAGCTTATTTTTGCC includes:
- a CDS encoding sensor histidine kinase, yielding MTIKSIKHTLVNTMTYAISAIVVIVFLAIDINIDNWIDKEFDAALTNKANYLKTLVKVTDPQLSLVEFDFADEFMPEFSLPSDGEYFQLWQGEKEFERSDSLLKFEKANLIKPQQALNSSEFYDVTLPDGRSGRAIVSTFTPQIPLDEDRQAQQLITPMQLTLAISNEELSNILIIIDTSMALGLVAMIVLIRLLMMKVIDTGLRPLNQLNQQLKSANIKDDLSPFTVADDEFIEIEPIKNELNRFTRLNQQHLLNEKRITADIAHELKTPISELINLTEMHIRYPDDVRISATYGQDVLSISLKMKHIVSNLLLLQQAAAGSIHMERVEINLPEAIAQIMKELINKHPKVHSRLKIDDKLMGMSCYLDAFSIHCILSNLIDNALFYSPANSEVAIRLKPVQQQGPLQGVCIEIENQLAASLNDDELEKLTMPLYQVETSRTNPDRHGLGLSIVDKIAKANGMDFSFHKTAETRLMFSLIIPNIAEAASTPSH
- a CDS encoding response regulator transcription factor, yielding MKVLLIEDSEPLRRGLKVGLDHLGYTIDETGDGAHGLSMALTNQYDVIILDLMLPSVDGISILKSIRQLGNQAKVIILSAKSQPEDRVNGLLSGADDYLGKPFSFDELHARLVALTRRGQLNQINANLTVAEFELDSNKKSVFYQGQAIELTKNEYKILEYLFSNQEQVLNPEQISEAVVGSFDSLSKNTIEAHLSSIRKKAKLLGGTLPVKNKRGFGYYVGDC
- a CDS encoding diacylglycerol kinase; this translates as MAPSETVLAKRTGITRILYTCVHSFNGLKWMFKNEAAFQQELALFIPLSMLAFYLDISLSHSLILVASLLFVLFAELVNTAIEVVIDRISLARHPLSGLAKDIGSSLVLISMLIATAIWLALLV